The following proteins are encoded in a genomic region of Dioscorea cayenensis subsp. rotundata cultivar TDr96_F1 chromosome 8, TDr96_F1_v2_PseudoChromosome.rev07_lg8_w22 25.fasta, whole genome shotgun sequence:
- the LOC120267642 gene encoding nuclear transcription factor Y subunit C-6-like, whose product MDQQGHGTPPVMGVAAPVQYGTPAAAGAPYQAYQHMFAQQQQQQQQQLQMFWADQYREIEQTTDFKNHSLPLARIKKIMKADEDVRMIAAEAPVVFARACEMFILELTHRSWAHAEENKRRTLQKNDIAAAITRTDVFDFLVDIVPREEGKEDVVPRALGAPAGDPLSYYYVQQ is encoded by the coding sequence ATGGACCAGCAAGGGCATGGGACACCTCCAGTGATGGGTGTGGCGGCGCCAGTGCAGTATGGCACCCCGGCTGCTGCTGGGGCACCCTACCAGGCATACCAGCACATGTTTGctcagcagcagcaacagcagcagcagcagctccAAATGTTCTGGGCTGACCAGTACCGTGAGATCGAACAAACTACTGACTTCAAGAACCATAGCCTTCCACTTGCCAGGATCAAGAAGATCATGAAGGCTGATGAAGATGTGCGAATGATCGCAGCTGAGGCTCCTGTTGTGTTTGCACGTGCCTGCGAGATGTTCATCCTTGAGCTCACCCATCGATCATGGGCTCATGCGGAGGAAAACAAACGCCGAACCCTGCAGAAGAACGACATTGCTGCTGCAATCACTAGGACAGATGTATTCGACTTCTTGGTTGACATTGTTCCAAGGGAGGAGGGGAAGGAGGATGTCGTTCCACGGGCGCTGGGTGCACCTGCTGGTGATCCACTGTCCTACTATTATGTGCAGCAGTAG